The Apteryx mantelli isolate bAptMan1 chromosome Z, bAptMan1.hap1, whole genome shotgun sequence genome has a segment encoding these proteins:
- the SLC46A2 gene encoding LOW QUALITY PROTEIN: solute carrier family 46 member 2 (The sequence of the model RefSeq protein was modified relative to this genomic sequence to represent the inferred CDS: deleted 4 bases in 2 codons), producing MSQRSEQCGDVRVCTDVARCCANILLFRFAKFSDSVLSGRSLLFYFFSFFFASTAPLQVCLQSRTSERAFPAAHLPENRSPLLKNSQPSAAMVGIAVMRTWIEPVVAGSQVASAFYDTGLLLVVKNYYNQTNSTSPSHSLQDAQQKAVSNFYIIYNLVLGLSPLVSAYGLSKLGDKVHRKIPICFPLFGYLGSKSLLLLLILLDWPIEVMYGAAAFNGLTGGFTTLWAAVMALGSLGSSESRRSLRLIIIELVYGLAGFLGSMASGYLFIGFSDRYREGTVLVGCSIACYAFCLLYSIFVLKVPKPAAPCSAKAESAGDSGSQLPASTGASGNFHSSESGNLAPVAPSKLIIVMLFVGAILYDLAVVGAMNVLPLFLLREPLSWNPVEIGHGNAAGYVIFVTSFLGVFVFSKYLRDTTMIMIGMVSFSAGILIMAFVRWTFLFYIARVVMLFALIPLPTIRSMLSKHVEGSSYGKVFVLLQLSLVITGVVTSAIYNKIYQGTMDWYSGFCFILSFLFGCLSLLPVSIVAFKQRSTTGSLQILTA from the exons ATGAGCCAGAGATCAGAGCAGTGTGGGGATGTGCGTGTGTGCACAGATGTAGCAAGGTGCTGTGCAAATATTCTCTTATTCAGGTTTGCaaaattctctgattctgtgctATCTGGCAGAtctttacttttttactttttttcttttttt ttcgCCTCCACTGCTCCACTTCAAGTATGTCTCCAGAGCAGAACTTCTGAAAGGGCATTTCCTGCAGCACATCTCCCTGAAAACAGGTCT CCTCTTCTGAAGAACAGCCAGCCATCAGCTGCCATGGTGGGGATAGCAGTAATGAGGACATGGATTGAACCAGTGGTTGCTGGCTCCCAGGTGGCCAGTGCCTTCTACGACACAGGGCTGCTACTGGTGGTGAAGAACTACTACAACCAGACCAACTCAACCTCTCCCTCTCACTCACTACAAGATGCTCAGCAGAAGGCTGTCTCTAATTTCTATATCATCTACAACCTAGTCCTGGGCCTGAGCCCGCTGGTGTCAGCCTACGGCTTGTCTAAGCTGGGGGACAAGGTGCATCGGAAGATTCCCATCTGCTTCCCTCTTTTTGGCTACTTGGGCTCCAAatctctcctgctcctcctgatcCTGCTGGACTGGCCAATCGAGGTGATGTAcggggctgctgctttcaatggGCTGACAGGCGGTTTCACCACGCTCTGGGCAGCTGTCATGGCTCTGGGATCCTTGGGCTCCTCTGAGAGCAGGAGGTCTCTGCGGCTTATCATTATTGAGCTGGTGTACGGCCTAGCTGGCTTCCTGGGAAGCATGGCATCGGGGTACCTCTTCATTGGCTTCAGTGATCGCTATCGAGAGGGCACTGTGCTGGTAGGCTGCAGCATTGCTTGCTATGCTTTCTGTCTCCTTTACAGCATTTTTGTTCTGAAAGTCCCCAAGccagcagctccctgctcagCCAAAGCCGAGAGCGCAGGGGACAGTGGCAGCCAGCTACCAGCGAGCACAGGAGCCTCAGGGAATTTCCACTCTTCTGAGAGCGGCAACCTCGCTCCAGTAGCACCCTCAAAACTTATCATTGTCATGCTCTTTGTTGGGGCGATTCTGTATGACCTTGCAGTGGTTGGTGCAATGAACGTGCTCCCACTCTTCTTGCTCAGGGAGCCTTTAAGCTGGAATCCCGTGGAGATTGGCCACGGCAATGCTGCTGGGTATGTGATCTTCGTCACCAGCTTCCTGGGGGTATTTGTGTTCTCCAAGTATTTAAGAGATACTACAATGATCATGATTGGAATGGTATCCTTCAGCGCTGGCATCCTCATCATGGCCTTTGTGCGGTGGACCTTCTTGTTCTACATCG CACGGGTAGTGATGCTCTTTGCCCTCATCCCCTTACCAACCATCAGGTCCATGTTATCCAAGCATGTTGAAGGATCATCTTATG GTAAGGTGTTTGTTCTGCTGCAGTTGTCCTTAGTCATCACGGGAGTAGTGACATCTGCCATCTACAACAAGATCTATCAAGGCACAATGGACTGGTACAGCGGGTTCTGTTTCATTCTGTCTTTCCTATTTGGCTGCCTAAGTCTCCTCCCTGTAAG CATTGTGGCCTTCAAACAACGTTCAACCACTGGTTCCCTTCAAATTCTGACAGCCTGA